A genomic segment from Vagococcus zengguangii encodes:
- a CDS encoding Sapep family Mn(2+)-dependent dipeptidase produces the protein MKKIDIKSIIDQTFETFLNDLEKLLVIPSVRGDAKPEAPFGQAPKEALLKVNEIAESYGFTTQLIGNCVTMIAMDDTPIEESFGIVGHLDVVAAGEGWDYPAYGLTIDNGRLFGRGVLDNKGPAFACLFAMKLVNNLGLPLKHSVKILFGSDEESGSSDIALFLKESKAPKFSFTPDCKYPAVYAERGMLRLALKTSFEPGQLAELSEIRGEQHPSFIPSNLSATINQVEVKGNGKKAPSNAPEVGNNAIFRLMEAIKQQVHEPRLLAYLDWAISSMAHQHQGEGLGIAFSDEESGTLQLSPFEFQKQDNQLLLKLSIRYPVTVTKHQILEKLQEQLFEGTELVVERVLDSHYIDPTNEYVIALNDVYNTVMNDNVSPVTTTGATYARFIPNTIAFGPSFPGQKGIAHNANEYMDIKDMKKNIEIYFYSILALAGVGGKM, from the coding sequence TTGAAAAAAATTGACATTAAATCCATCATCGATCAAACGTTTGAGACGTTTTTAAATGATTTAGAAAAATTATTAGTCATCCCTAGTGTAAGAGGGGATGCTAAACCTGAGGCTCCTTTTGGTCAAGCGCCAAAAGAAGCCTTGCTAAAGGTGAATGAGATTGCTGAATCTTATGGTTTTACAACGCAATTAATCGGGAATTGTGTCACGATGATTGCAATGGATGACACACCAATTGAGGAGTCATTTGGAATTGTTGGGCATTTAGATGTTGTTGCAGCAGGTGAAGGTTGGGATTATCCAGCCTATGGGTTAACAATCGATAACGGTCGCCTATTTGGTCGTGGCGTTTTGGATAATAAAGGCCCAGCATTTGCTTGTCTATTTGCTATGAAACTCGTAAACAATTTAGGTTTACCGCTTAAACATTCGGTTAAAATCTTATTCGGGTCTGATGAAGAGTCTGGTTCAAGTGACATTGCGTTGTTTTTAAAAGAGTCAAAAGCTCCAAAGTTTTCATTTACTCCAGATTGTAAATATCCAGCAGTTTATGCTGAAAGAGGCATGCTTCGTCTGGCGTTGAAGACGTCTTTTGAGCCTGGTCAGTTAGCAGAACTTTCAGAGATTCGTGGTGAGCAACATCCGTCTTTTATTCCGTCTAATTTATCAGCCACCATCAATCAGGTGGAGGTGAAGGGAAATGGCAAAAAAGCTCCTTCAAATGCCCCAGAAGTAGGGAATAATGCAATTTTTAGATTGATGGAAGCAATCAAGCAACAGGTACATGAACCTAGATTACTAGCGTATTTAGATTGGGCGATTTCATCGATGGCGCATCAACATCAAGGGGAAGGCTTAGGAATTGCTTTTTCAGACGAAGAAAGTGGTACCTTACAATTAAGTCCATTTGAGTTTCAAAAGCAAGACAATCAGTTGTTGTTGAAATTATCCATCCGTTATCCGGTAACAGTTACTAAACATCAAATTCTTGAAAAATTACAAGAACAGTTATTTGAAGGAACTGAATTAGTCGTTGAGCGTGTATTAGACAGTCATTATATAGACCCCACCAATGAATATGTTATCGCCCTTAATGATGTATACAACACAGTGATGAATGATAATGTAAGCCCTGTCACCACTACAGGTGCAACATACGCTCGTTTTATACCGAATACAATTGCGTTTGGTCCGTCGTTCCCTGGACAAAAAGGCATTGCCCATAACGCGAATGAATATATGGACATTAAAGACATGAAGAAAAACATTGAAATTTATTTTTACAGTATATTAGCCTTAGCTGGCGTAGGAGGAAAGATGTAA
- a CDS encoding alpha-mannosidase, with product MFDLENSQKQFYQLNRLAVKDRLVLKKATITEENVQQDYQFGTFFGKKNHYYTIETCFTIPKDWSYDRCELFIYSDLSESDNSTNPQIKVYLNDHFVQAVDTNHHELLLDDAYIGVETSLRLEIFSGREEKQFPIHVECRRIDQAIRDLFYDVQVAWSSWKLVQADPELNLIYKKAIKSALKQVPLFDAYSEEFYLGIKAAKEILRQELYESEQLKHLGTVVGVGHTHIDLAWLWTVQQAIEKGERSYTTVMKLMDEYPDYTFFQSQPQMYQFIKNNYPELYELIKEKIAEGRWEIDGGMWVEADCNMTSGESLVRQILHGKKFIKDEFNKDSKILWLPDVFGYTAALPQLLKKSGIDYFMTTKLSWNQSNKIPYDSFYWKGIDGSEVLTHFITTVSEGYQPRPYYTTYNGMLDPYTVKGSWERYQQKDLNDEVLIAYGYGDGGGGPTRDMLETAKRLENGLPGIPKVKMGHALSYFDSLKQAMDQAEVVPKWMGELYFEYHRGTYTSIGKNKKANRQLETLLQSVEKYYAHLGEALPKETMTELWQLLLLNQFHDILPGSSIKEVYDQTDLDYEMIQNQAESLLSQTITTKGSDYFVFNPLAKKRDLKVKLPLPLGQRPVSETHQLKWQRIDENQVLVEIKEVASLAAVKMAVAPFEEEQLASTSEFVTKQLETPYYTVTFDEQYQIISLIDKQQRREILPAGKVLNELIAYEDIPMDYDAWDIDPYYKEKAWSVANVSNVELIEKGDVRQTLVITRQFKQSTITQAIHFYHDSARIDFETDLDWHQKQMLLKAQFPVEVNSLKATFDIQFGNVERDIHENTSWDKARFEVYGQKWVDISEGDYGVAVLSNAKYGFNVDYQNIGITLVKSAIDPYDGADQGHQHFIYSLMPHTGDWKQAPVMEEALDLNTPALVLNQVVVDGTHFASMEASFVTCELDNVLIDTIKPAEDGKGYIIRLYEFKNKRTEAALTFARELKTVQLCDLLENPIEDLVHTEHSVTVPLKPYEVQTLKIFF from the coding sequence ATGTTTGATTTAGAAAATTCACAAAAACAATTTTATCAATTAAATCGTTTGGCAGTTAAGGATAGATTAGTCTTGAAAAAGGCTACAATAACTGAAGAAAATGTCCAACAAGATTATCAGTTCGGCACATTTTTTGGTAAAAAAAATCATTACTACACGATTGAAACATGTTTTACGATTCCAAAGGATTGGTCGTATGATCGTTGTGAATTATTTATTTATTCTGATTTGTCAGAGTCAGATAATAGTACGAACCCACAAATTAAAGTGTATCTAAATGACCATTTTGTTCAAGCAGTAGATACTAATCATCACGAACTATTGTTGGATGATGCCTATATTGGAGTGGAAACTTCCTTACGATTAGAAATTTTTAGTGGACGTGAAGAAAAACAATTTCCAATCCATGTGGAATGTCGTCGGATTGATCAAGCCATTCGTGATTTATTTTATGATGTCCAAGTTGCTTGGTCATCTTGGAAACTTGTTCAGGCTGATCCAGAGCTAAACTTAATCTACAAAAAAGCCATCAAATCCGCTTTAAAACAAGTGCCGTTGTTTGATGCTTATAGCGAAGAGTTTTATCTAGGCATCAAAGCCGCTAAAGAAATTTTACGCCAAGAGTTATACGAAAGTGAACAATTAAAACACTTAGGAACGGTTGTCGGTGTCGGTCATACGCATATTGATTTAGCCTGGTTATGGACGGTTCAGCAGGCAATTGAAAAAGGTGAGCGTAGTTATACAACCGTGATGAAATTGATGGATGAATACCCAGATTATACATTCTTCCAAAGTCAGCCTCAAATGTATCAATTTATCAAAAATAATTACCCTGAGCTTTATGAGCTGATTAAAGAAAAAATCGCAGAAGGACGTTGGGAAATCGACGGTGGTATGTGGGTTGAGGCTGATTGTAATATGACTTCAGGTGAATCTTTAGTTCGTCAAATTTTACATGGAAAAAAATTTATCAAAGATGAATTTAATAAAGACAGTAAAATTTTATGGTTACCTGATGTCTTTGGCTATACAGCTGCTTTACCTCAATTATTAAAGAAATCGGGTATTGATTACTTTATGACGACTAAATTATCATGGAATCAATCCAATAAAATTCCTTATGATTCATTTTATTGGAAAGGGATTGATGGTAGTGAAGTCTTAACGCATTTTATTACCACAGTGAGTGAAGGTTACCAGCCACGACCATACTATACAACTTATAACGGCATGTTGGATCCTTATACTGTCAAAGGCAGTTGGGAAAGATACCAACAGAAAGATTTAAATGATGAAGTATTAATTGCTTACGGATATGGTGATGGGGGCGGTGGACCAACAAGAGACATGTTGGAGACGGCTAAACGTTTAGAAAATGGTTTGCCAGGTATTCCGAAAGTTAAAATGGGTCATGCGTTATCATATTTTGATTCACTAAAACAAGCCATGGATCAAGCAGAGGTCGTTCCAAAATGGATGGGTGAATTATACTTTGAATATCACCGTGGAACGTATACGTCTATTGGTAAAAATAAGAAGGCTAATCGTCAATTAGAGACGTTGTTGCAATCTGTCGAGAAATATTATGCCCATTTAGGTGAAGCGCTTCCTAAAGAGACTATGACAGAACTTTGGCAATTATTATTATTGAATCAGTTTCATGATATTTTACCAGGTAGTTCGATTAAAGAAGTCTATGATCAAACGGATTTAGATTATGAGATGATTCAAAACCAAGCAGAAAGTTTATTATCACAAACCATAACAACTAAGGGTTCTGACTATTTCGTGTTTAATCCACTAGCTAAAAAACGTGATCTTAAAGTAAAATTGCCACTGCCACTAGGTCAACGTCCCGTTAGCGAAACGCATCAATTGAAATGGCAACGAATAGATGAAAATCAGGTATTGGTAGAAATTAAAGAGGTTGCTAGTTTGGCCGCAGTTAAAATGGCTGTCGCACCGTTTGAAGAGGAGCAACTTGCTTCAACGTCTGAGTTTGTCACTAAGCAATTGGAAACACCGTATTACACAGTGACGTTTGATGAACAGTATCAAATTATTTCATTAATTGATAAACAACAGCGACGAGAAATTTTGCCAGCTGGAAAAGTGTTAAATGAGCTGATTGCTTATGAGGATATTCCCATGGATTATGATGCCTGGGATATTGATCCTTACTATAAGGAAAAAGCTTGGTCAGTAGCGAATGTTTCAAATGTTGAATTAATTGAAAAAGGTGACGTTAGACAAACGTTAGTTATCACGCGTCAATTTAAACAATCGACTATTACGCAAGCTATTCATTTTTATCATGATTCAGCACGGATTGATTTTGAAACGGATTTAGACTGGCATCAAAAACAAATGTTATTGAAAGCGCAGTTTCCGGTTGAGGTTAACTCGCTTAAAGCAACTTTTGATATTCAATTTGGTAATGTCGAGCGTGATATTCATGAGAACACTTCATGGGATAAAGCCCGTTTTGAAGTTTACGGTCAAAAATGGGTCGACATTTCAGAAGGTGATTATGGTGTAGCCGTGTTATCAAATGCGAAATATGGCTTTAACGTAGACTATCAAAACATTGGGATTACGTTAGTTAAATCAGCAATCGATCCATATGATGGCGCGGATCAAGGACATCAACATTTTATTTATTCATTGATGCCACATACAGGCGATTGGAAACAAGCCCCTGTTATGGAAGAAGCTTTAGATTTAAATACACCAGCTCTTGTGTTAAATCAAGTGGTTGTTGATGGGACGCATTTTGCTAGTATGGAAGCATCGTTTGTGACGTGCGAATTAGATAATGTACTGATTGATACCATTAAGCCAGCCGAAGATGGTAAAGGGTATATTATCCGTCTGTATGAATTTAAAAACAAACGTACTGAGGCAGCGTTAACGTTTGCTCGTGAATTGAAAACTGTACAATTATGTGATCTATTAGAGAATCCAATAGAAGACTTAGTACATACTGAACATTCAGTTACCGTACCACTGAAGCCTTATGAAGTTCAAACGTTAAAAATATTTTTTTAG
- a CDS encoding helix-turn-helix domain-containing protein has translation MKMVNKMKSVLNNRKSIYQYVVIYILIFAIPFLILSIIWYNTSRKNIQNQIENGIDNSMFQLKEYVSEKFDDIANISEKISDDARITPYMMNHPYYSKEGIAEINRYKNSTLVEDLFIQYDEYPDTLYTSTGKMAFSTFIERRYAHYQLEKETIQQLFNAKVPEFSIITTRNSEESNDLICYTMPIMDVNGSKYGTVSYLIKKNNLLKDTEKLMLKQNGNVLIFDQKGQLILSSNDSYLEDRTSLKELALDESKQKIKLDDNKLQINRQVDSKQNLIFIALTNPRESFDEIAQIHYRTVGAVLLLFVGSVALIYTTSKKQYQPIKKIEKILASKLDIANNDNRQVPLDQLQQSLVEYFETNETLIEEIKSQTPYARDKIVGKLLQGDFESVEEIEMLLRAVTIELYDKNYFVMILSTEFAYEEITDTVETYIMNKVDVFYNKDYQIFGTKLVSAKAIALICSTANEIDNWSTNLIVDEIYQSLLNDLQIAMNIGIGTVVANLNDINKSYIEAMAVIDYQKHFDLENTIIHFSDIKENEKSSKPFQPEEQLKLMQSLNEGNFVVAQEVINTLINDFASKQSSVNSMKLFGYNLLNTIIKSGVELCDDSFYQLGEQLSGFDSLVELRVNSLSLAEKICIQIANKPKNNILKQEIFDYINEHYSSPDLSLESVAEEFDLSVSYISRFIKKESDRTFSKYIQDLRLEKIKQQLVETDKPIKEIVQENGYYDVSNYTRKFKNIMGVTPGQYRKIQRHEYE, from the coding sequence ATGAAAATGGTTAACAAGATGAAGAGCGTTCTTAACAACAGAAAATCAATTTATCAGTATGTTGTTATTTATATTCTAATTTTTGCTATTCCTTTTCTTATTTTATCGATTATTTGGTACAACACCTCAAGGAAAAATATTCAAAATCAAATTGAAAATGGGATTGATAATTCGATGTTTCAGCTGAAAGAATATGTATCGGAAAAATTTGATGATATCGCGAATATTTCTGAAAAAATATCTGATGATGCCCGAATAACTCCATACATGATGAATCATCCGTATTATTCAAAAGAGGGGATTGCTGAAATTAATCGTTATAAAAACAGCACGCTGGTTGAAGATTTATTTATCCAATATGATGAATATCCAGATACCTTATATACCTCGACTGGGAAAATGGCGTTCAGTACCTTTATCGAAAGACGCTATGCTCACTATCAATTAGAAAAAGAAACGATTCAGCAATTATTTAATGCGAAAGTACCTGAGTTTAGTATAATCACAACGAGAAATTCGGAAGAAAGTAATGATTTGATTTGCTATACGATGCCGATTATGGATGTAAACGGTTCTAAATATGGTACTGTTTCCTATTTAATTAAGAAAAATAATTTGTTGAAAGATACTGAAAAATTAATGTTAAAGCAAAATGGTAATGTATTGATTTTTGATCAGAAGGGCCAATTGATTTTATCGTCGAATGATAGCTATTTAGAGGATCGGACGTCATTGAAAGAGCTAGCCCTTGATGAGTCAAAACAAAAAATTAAACTTGACGATAATAAATTACAAATTAATCGCCAAGTAGATAGTAAACAAAATTTGATTTTTATTGCACTGACAAATCCCCGTGAATCATTTGATGAAATCGCTCAAATTCATTACCGAACAGTCGGGGCAGTACTCCTTCTTTTTGTAGGGAGCGTCGCTTTAATTTATACGACGAGTAAGAAGCAGTACCAACCCATTAAGAAAATCGAGAAAATATTGGCAAGTAAGTTGGATATTGCTAATAATGATAATCGCCAAGTCCCACTAGATCAATTGCAACAAAGTTTAGTTGAATATTTTGAAACTAACGAAACATTGATTGAAGAAATAAAATCGCAAACCCCTTATGCACGCGATAAGATTGTTGGTAAATTACTTCAAGGTGATTTTGAAAGTGTTGAAGAAATTGAAATGCTACTGCGCGCTGTTACAATCGAATTATATGATAAAAACTACTTTGTAATGATTCTGAGTACTGAGTTTGCTTATGAGGAAATTACCGATACGGTTGAAACTTATATCATGAACAAGGTTGATGTTTTTTATAACAAAGATTATCAAATTTTTGGTACTAAGCTTGTATCAGCTAAAGCTATTGCGTTGATTTGTAGTACGGCAAATGAAATCGATAATTGGTCGACTAATTTAATCGTCGATGAAATTTATCAGTCATTACTAAATGACTTACAAATCGCAATGAATATTGGTATCGGAACAGTGGTTGCTAATTTAAACGACATTAATAAGTCATACATCGAAGCGATGGCGGTTATCGATTATCAAAAGCACTTTGATCTAGAAAATACGATTATCCATTTTAGCGATATTAAAGAAAATGAAAAAAGTTCTAAGCCATTTCAACCTGAGGAACAATTAAAATTAATGCAAAGTTTGAATGAAGGTAATTTTGTAGTCGCACAAGAAGTAATCAATACACTCATCAATGATTTTGCAAGTAAGCAATCATCTGTAAATAGCATGAAACTATTCGGTTACAACTTACTTAATACGATTATTAAGTCAGGTGTGGAGTTATGTGATGATAGTTTTTATCAACTAGGTGAACAATTATCAGGCTTTGATTCATTAGTAGAATTACGTGTCAATAGCTTATCCTTGGCTGAAAAAATTTGCATCCAGATTGCAAACAAACCAAAAAATAATATTTTAAAACAAGAGATTTTTGATTATATCAACGAGCACTATTCGTCTCCAGATTTATCATTAGAAAGTGTCGCAGAAGAATTTGATTTATCGGTTTCATATATTAGTCGCTTTATTAAGAAAGAAAGTGACCGTACGTTCTCTAAATATATTCAAGATTTACGATTAGAAAAGATTAAACAACAACTGGTTGAAACTGATAAACCAATTAAAGAAATTGTTCAGGAAAATGGCTATTACGATGTCTCTAATTATACGCGGAAATTTAAAAATATTATGGGTGTAACACCAGGGCAATATCGTAAGATTCAAAGACATGAATATGAATAG
- a CDS encoding YesL family protein: MKGIIGLSYNLGLLLCRAVYLQVLFVIYCLRGGVVLGLFPSLYGMFKVINQLINGDISTYQDMKVAYKEAYREEFKASNSVGYILLGLVAFLSFDLAISKRFIQQPIIHGALLLLMIMTIGTILYSFPVLIRYNLTIKQVITQSFLMFISNIVEAVAIVISFLLMPIIFAFSPILIILVGLPALVFIVLFFSKQGIIKTEARFDNYENG, from the coding sequence ATGAAAGGAATTATCGGTTTAAGTTATAATTTGGGGTTGCTTTTATGTAGAGCGGTCTATTTACAAGTATTATTTGTTATTTACTGTTTACGTGGCGGAGTTGTATTAGGTTTATTTCCTAGCTTGTATGGCATGTTCAAAGTAATTAACCAATTAATAAATGGAGATATTTCAACTTATCAGGATATGAAAGTTGCTTATAAAGAGGCTTATCGTGAGGAATTTAAAGCAAGCAATAGTGTGGGATATATTTTACTAGGGCTAGTAGCATTTTTAAGTTTTGATTTAGCTATCTCTAAACGATTTATTCAACAACCAATCATTCATGGGGCCTTATTATTATTGATGATCATGACTATTGGAACTATTTTATATTCATTCCCCGTCTTAATTAGATACAATTTAACGATTAAACAAGTGATCACACAATCTTTCTTAATGTTTATTTCTAATATTGTAGAGGCAGTGGCCATTGTTATTAGTTTTTTATTAATGCCAATTATTTTTGCTTTCTCACCGATATTAATTATTTTAGTAGGGCTGCCAGCCTTAGTGTTTATCGTTCTGTTCTTTTCAAAACAAGGAATAATAAAAACGGAAGCTAGGTTTGATAATTATGAAAATGGTTAA
- a CDS encoding glycoside hydrolase family 1 protein — translation MEKQFPKGFLWGAAASAPQTEGAALIDGKSPSTWDKWFELEPELFYNGVGPEHTSNTYHMYKEDVHLMKEMSLNSYRTSIAWTRLLPDGETVNPKAVEFYRNYFNEMVANGVEPIINLFHFDMPWWLMEKGGWEARESVDKFAYYAKVAFEQFGDIVKKWATFNEPLVHIECGYMGDAHYPKVHDFKRAIQVAYHTLLAHAKAVEAFKEVGIEDGEIGIILNLSPAYAKSEEEADQAAAFHADLFYIRSFLDTVVKGYFPEELIAILKEHQLTPVVEEGDRQIFEDNTVDFLGVNYYQPLRVQAPLPQEFPAKGVGYFSRYYDWPDKVINPHRGWEIYEQGIYDIAMRVKEDYHNIKWFISENGMGVSEEERFFDENGQVQDDYRIEFVTNHLTKLHQAIEDGSNCFGYHMWTFLDCWSWLNAYKNRYGYYRVDLDDAFKRTAKKSSHWMKELSETNRLVIPD, via the coding sequence ATGGAAAAACAATTTCCAAAAGGATTTTTATGGGGAGCAGCTGCATCAGCGCCACAAACAGAAGGAGCAGCTTTAATTGACGGTAAGAGTCCCTCTACTTGGGATAAATGGTTTGAATTAGAACCAGAATTATTTTATAACGGGGTTGGACCGGAACATACGTCTAATACCTACCATATGTACAAAGAAGATGTTCATTTGATGAAAGAGATGTCTTTAAATTCTTATCGTACCTCGATTGCGTGGACAAGATTGTTGCCAGATGGTGAAACAGTCAACCCTAAAGCAGTTGAATTTTATCGTAATTATTTCAATGAAATGGTTGCTAATGGGGTTGAGCCGATTATTAATTTATTCCATTTTGATATGCCATGGTGGTTAATGGAAAAAGGTGGTTGGGAAGCGCGTGAATCGGTTGATAAATTTGCCTACTATGCAAAAGTCGCTTTTGAACAATTTGGCGACATCGTGAAGAAATGGGCAACGTTTAATGAACCATTAGTTCATATTGAGTGTGGTTATATGGGAGATGCGCACTATCCTAAAGTTCACGATTTCAAACGAGCGATTCAAGTCGCTTATCACACGTTATTAGCTCATGCTAAAGCGGTTGAAGCCTTTAAAGAAGTTGGAATTGAAGACGGTGAAATCGGGATTATTTTAAATCTGTCACCTGCTTATGCTAAAAGTGAGGAAGAAGCTGATCAAGCTGCCGCTTTTCATGCCGATTTATTCTATATTAGAAGCTTCTTAGATACTGTTGTCAAAGGTTATTTCCCAGAAGAGTTGATTGCAATATTAAAAGAACATCAATTAACACCAGTTGTTGAAGAAGGGGACCGTCAAATTTTTGAAGATAATACGGTTGATTTCTTAGGGGTTAACTATTACCAACCATTACGCGTGCAAGCGCCGCTGCCACAAGAATTTCCAGCAAAAGGCGTGGGCTATTTCTCAAGATACTATGACTGGCCGGATAAAGTCATCAATCCTCATCGCGGTTGGGAAATTTATGAACAAGGGATTTATGACATTGCGATGCGTGTTAAGGAAGATTACCATAATATTAAATGGTTTATTTCTGAAAACGGGATGGGTGTTTCGGAAGAAGAACGTTTCTTTGATGAAAATGGGCAAGTGCAAGATGACTATCGAATTGAATTTGTGACGAATCACTTAACCAAATTACATCAAGCTATTGAAGATGGTTCTAATTGTTTCGGTTATCATATGTGGACGTTTTTAGACTGTTGGTCATGGTTAAATGCTTATAAAAATCGTTATGGCTATTACCGTGTCGATTTAGATGATGCGTTTAAACGTACGGCTAAGAAAAGTAGCCATTGGATGAAAGAATTAAGTGAAACTAATCGTTTAGTCATTCCAGACTAG
- a CDS encoding glycoside hydrolase family 3 N-terminal domain-containing protein, whose protein sequence is MIDELIKKMTLKEKIGQLNQRLYGWQAYEKVDGEIHLTDLFKEEVKKYDGMGCLYGVFRSDPWSGKNTETGLTKQEAFQVAQLIQTYIKENTRLGIPVLLSEEAPHGHQALDSLTTPVNYTVGNSFNPELYQQMQTHVARELREKGAHLALVSTLDVARDPRWGRTEESFSEDPYLTGEFTKAAVKGLQGDHPKQVGEEQVVAVLKHFAGQGSSIGGHNAAPIEIGERELKEIHLQPMRAGISVGAQMCMAAYNDYNGIPCHANSYLLNELLRQELGFEGAVMSDGCALDHLETITGSKAEGAAWALASGIDIGLWDDMYGHLEEAVEQGLLSESVIDQAVRRVLSVKDSLGLFTNPTPKVEVKDEESKQALAIRLAEESVVLLKNEQATLPLNKNIKHIAVIGPNADALYNQLGDYTPFKRSQAGVTIRQGIETIAQESGMTVTYFPGSLIESPLAENFGFSLTDLAEVEHIVMVIGGSSARDFDTQFDANGAALNGSKEMNSGENIDLASLELPLIQKQLIAYVAKLGKPMTAVLVQGRPHSISDVLPYFDSIVLAGYPGEYGGTAVANVLFGKITPSGKLAMPIPKSSEQLPVNYNYRDLPFKKDYFNDSGLPAFPFGFGLSYSDFRLSNLSVNCEGSVDYPLIIRGDIENVGQYRAAEVIQVYLKSLNKRVVTRVKELRGFKKIWLEPGEKQAFEIKLSQQQLAEYDAQMHYVPMKEANIIIETTSDTHQELIKLTEEV, encoded by the coding sequence ATGATTGATGAACTTATTAAAAAAATGACGTTGAAAGAAAAAATTGGTCAATTAAATCAGCGTTTATACGGTTGGCAAGCGTATGAGAAAGTTGATGGAGAAATTCACCTGACTGATTTATTCAAAGAAGAAGTCAAAAAATATGATGGGATGGGCTGTTTATATGGTGTTTTTAGATCGGATCCATGGTCGGGGAAAAACACTGAAACAGGGCTAACAAAACAAGAAGCATTCCAAGTAGCGCAATTAATTCAGACTTATATTAAAGAAAATACTCGCTTAGGGATTCCAGTTTTATTATCAGAGGAGGCGCCTCATGGCCATCAAGCATTAGATTCTTTAACGACACCCGTTAATTACACAGTAGGAAATAGTTTTAATCCTGAACTTTATCAGCAAATGCAAACGCACGTCGCACGTGAATTACGTGAAAAAGGGGCACATCTAGCGTTGGTTTCAACGTTAGACGTTGCTCGTGATCCGCGTTGGGGCAGAACGGAAGAAAGTTTTAGTGAAGACCCCTATTTAACGGGAGAATTCACAAAAGCAGCTGTCAAAGGGTTACAAGGTGATCACCCTAAACAAGTTGGTGAAGAACAAGTCGTGGCCGTTTTAAAACATTTTGCCGGACAAGGGTCGTCAATTGGTGGGCATAATGCTGCGCCAATCGAAATTGGTGAACGCGAGTTAAAAGAAATCCACTTACAACCTATGAGAGCAGGTATTTCAGTAGGGGCTCAAATGTGTATGGCGGCTTATAACGATTACAACGGTATTCCTTGTCATGCGAATAGCTATTTGTTAAATGAGTTATTGCGTCAGGAATTAGGTTTTGAAGGGGCGGTCATGTCTGATGGCTGTGCTTTAGACCATTTGGAAACAATTACTGGTTCAAAAGCTGAAGGGGCGGCTTGGGCATTAGCTAGTGGCATTGATATCGGCTTATGGGATGATATGTATGGACATTTGGAAGAAGCGGTTGAACAAGGATTATTAAGTGAAAGTGTCATTGATCAAGCTGTTCGCCGTGTTTTATCAGTTAAGGACTCTTTAGGTTTATTTACTAATCCTACGCCTAAAGTTGAGGTTAAAGATGAAGAAAGTAAACAAGCGTTAGCTATTCGTTTAGCTGAAGAATCGGTGGTGCTTCTTAAAAATGAACAAGCCACTTTACCGCTTAATAAAAATATTAAACACATCGCTGTTATCGGTCCAAACGCAGATGCTTTATATAATCAATTAGGTGACTATACGCCATTCAAACGGTCACAAGCGGGTGTTACAATTAGGCAAGGCATTGAAACCATAGCGCAAGAAAGTGGCATGACAGTTACCTATTTCCCAGGCAGTTTGATTGAGTCACCGCTTGCAGAAAATTTTGGTTTTTCATTAACCGACTTAGCTGAAGTCGAGCATATTGTCATGGTGATTGGTGGTTCTAGTGCGCGTGATTTCGACACCCAATTTGATGCAAATGGTGCGGCACTTAATGGCTCAAAGGAAATGAACAGTGGTGAAAATATTGATTTAGCTTCACTTGAATTACCATTGATTCAAAAGCAATTAATCGCCTATGTTGCTAAACTCGGCAAACCAATGACAGCTGTATTAGTGCAAGGACGACCACATAGCATTAGCGACGTATTGCCGTATTTTGACAGTATTGTGTTGGCTGGTTACCCAGGGGAGTACGGTGGTACAGCAGTTGCTAATGTATTATTTGGCAAAATAACTCCTTCTGGAAAATTAGCGATGCCTATTCCTAAAAGTTCAGAGCAATTACCTGTTAACTACAATTATCGTGATTTACCTTTTAAGAAAGATTATTTTAATGATTCCGGGTTACCAGCGTTTCCTTTTGGCTTTGGTTTATCATACAGCGATTTCAGGTTAAGTAATCTCTCGGTTAATTGCGAAGGAAGTGTTGATTATCCGCTAATTATTCGCGGTGATATTGAAAATGTTGGTCAATACCGAGCAGCCGAAGTGATTCAAGTGTATCTTAAAAGTTTAAATAAACGAGTAGTCACTAGAGTGAAAGAATTACGTGGCTTTAAAAAAATCTGGTTAGAGCCTGGGGAAAAACAAGCCTTTGAAATAAAGTTAAGTCAACAACAATTAGCTGAATATGATGCTCAAATGCATTATGTCCCAATGAAAGAAGCTAATATTATTATTGAAACAACAAGCGATACACATCAAGAATTAATAAAACTAACTGAAGAGGTGTAA